A DNA window from Moorella thermoacetica contains the following coding sequences:
- a CDS encoding iron ABC transporter substrate-binding protein yields the protein MKKVIYITITLFTALFILAGCGPQAHPPGTAQPKVKVTDLVGREVEVTVPANKVVAIGPGALRLVCYVNGAGKVVGIENLEKQQPAGRPYILAYPELKGKPVIGQGGPDSTPDAEKLASVQPDVIFAASLLDKSQADELQAKTGAPVVVLSYGKLATFDEDVYRSLELIGRIIGNEKRAGEVVTYLKNCQQDLNARTKGIPADKKPSVYVGALGMKGTHGIESTQAQYPPFVAVNARNVVDATGKTGSVMIDKEKLLSWNPDIIFIDEGGLNIVVDDYKKNPHFYQSLGAFQKGNVYGQIPYNYYTTNIDTALADAYYAGKVIFPEQFKDIDPARKADEIYQFLLGKPLYEQMARDFGGFKKLDLTKVP from the coding sequence TTTACTGCCCTATTTATCCTGGCGGGTTGCGGCCCTCAAGCCCACCCGCCAGGGACAGCGCAGCCGAAGGTAAAAGTAACCGATCTGGTCGGCCGGGAGGTAGAGGTTACTGTTCCGGCAAATAAAGTGGTAGCCATTGGCCCCGGTGCCCTGCGGCTGGTCTGCTATGTAAATGGCGCAGGCAAAGTTGTGGGTATAGAAAACCTGGAAAAGCAACAGCCTGCTGGTAGGCCCTATATTTTAGCTTATCCGGAATTAAAGGGTAAGCCGGTAATTGGCCAGGGTGGGCCTGATTCTACCCCGGACGCGGAGAAACTGGCCAGCGTTCAACCAGACGTAATTTTTGCAGCCAGCCTGCTGGATAAATCCCAGGCCGACGAACTCCAGGCCAAGACGGGCGCCCCGGTGGTGGTGCTGAGTTACGGCAAGCTGGCCACCTTTGATGAGGATGTGTACCGGTCGCTAGAGCTGATTGGCAGGATCATCGGCAATGAAAAAAGGGCGGGGGAAGTTGTCACCTACCTTAAAAACTGCCAGCAGGACTTAAATGCGCGGACTAAGGGTATACCTGCCGACAAGAAGCCCTCGGTTTATGTGGGCGCCCTGGGCATGAAGGGTACCCACGGCATCGAGAGCACCCAGGCCCAGTATCCGCCTTTCGTTGCTGTTAACGCCCGGAATGTAGTTGACGCTACCGGTAAAACGGGGAGCGTCATGATCGACAAGGAAAAGCTTTTAAGCTGGAACCCCGACATTATTTTTATCGATGAGGGCGGTTTAAATATCGTAGTCGATGACTATAAGAAGAACCCCCATTTTTACCAATCCCTGGGCGCGTTTCAAAAAGGAAATGTTTATGGCCAGATACCGTATAATTATTACACTACCAACATCGATACTGCCCTTGCCGACGCTTATTACGCCGGCAAAGTGATTTTCCCGGAGCAATTTAAAGACATCGACCCGGCCAGGAAGGCCGATGAGATTTACCAGTTCCTCCTGGGTAAACCTTTGTATGAACAGATGGCCAGGGATTTTGGCGGGTTTAAAAAGCTGGACCTGACAAAAGTGCCATAA